A genomic segment from Bosea sp. OAE506 encodes:
- a CDS encoding BrnA antitoxin family protein, whose amino-acid sequence MSNDRPRRPLSARDKAEALFAAPKPPAPEPVAQRTALPGARELVSLRIDSDVLEHFQSEGPGWQDRVNAALRRAAGL is encoded by the coding sequence ATGAGCAACGACCGGCCACGCCGCCCCCTCAGCGCGCGAGACAAGGCGGAAGCCCTCTTCGCCGCCCCGAAGCCGCCGGCGCCCGAGCCCGTGGCGCAGCGGACCGCTCTTCCCGGAGCGCGCGAGCTGGTCTCGCTGCGCATCGACAGCGATGTGCTCGAACACTTCCAGAGCGAGGGCCCGGGCTGGCAGGACCGCGTCAACGCCGCGCTGCGGCGCGCCGCCGGCCTTTAG
- a CDS encoding PleD family two-component system response regulator, with protein MSARVLVVDDIITNVKLLEAKLSSEYFDVVTALNGPDAIAICERGEADIVLLDVMMPGMNGFDVCRRLKSEAITAHIPVVMVTALDQPGDRLKGLDAGADDFLTKPLDDTALFARVRSLVRLKSMTDELRNRALASRRLGIADPLAAAASESGLNGRILIIEDRPRVVERLETALSAFHVVEVEPDPQQALLRAVEGEFDSVLVSLDLQGFDGLRLCSQLRSLERTRNVSVLMMGEAEDRTRILRGLEIGAHDFLIRPIDRNELLARVRTQVRRKRFTEKLRDSVQSSMEMAVMDQLTGLHNRRYMDTRMAALFDESALRARSLALLVLDIDHFKSVNDSYGHDAGDEVLREFADRVRACTRGIDLVARMGGEEIVVVLPDTALDAAYAVAERIRERVVGEPFGIKSGTSSIPVTVSIGVSSRRAGDASPAEIMKRADDALYLAKANGRNRVIAANAA; from the coding sequence ATGTCAGCGCGCGTTCTGGTCGTCGACGACATCATCACCAACGTGAAGCTGCTGGAGGCGAAGCTCTCCTCTGAGTATTTCGACGTCGTCACTGCACTAAACGGCCCCGACGCGATCGCGATCTGCGAGCGTGGCGAGGCCGACATCGTCCTGCTCGACGTGATGATGCCGGGCATGAACGGCTTCGACGTCTGCCGCCGCCTCAAGAGCGAGGCGATCACGGCCCATATCCCCGTGGTCATGGTGACGGCGCTCGACCAGCCGGGCGATAGGCTCAAAGGGCTGGACGCCGGCGCCGACGACTTCCTGACCAAGCCGCTCGACGACACCGCGCTCTTTGCCCGCGTCCGCAGCCTCGTGCGGCTGAAGTCGATGACGGACGAGCTGCGCAACCGCGCGCTCGCCTCGCGCCGCCTCGGCATTGCCGATCCGCTGGCCGCCGCGGCCTCCGAATCCGGGCTGAACGGCCGCATCCTGATCATCGAGGACCGGCCGCGCGTGGTCGAGCGCCTCGAGACCGCCCTCTCGGCCTTCCACGTCGTCGAGGTCGAGCCGGACCCGCAGCAGGCGCTGCTGCGCGCTGTCGAGGGCGAGTTCGACAGCGTGCTGGTCAGCCTCGATCTGCAGGGCTTCGACGGGCTGCGCCTGTGCAGCCAGCTGCGCTCGCTCGAACGCACCCGCAACGTCTCCGTGCTGATGATGGGGGAGGCGGAGGACCGCACCCGCATCCTGCGCGGGCTCGAGATCGGCGCGCATGACTTCCTGATCCGCCCGATCGACCGCAATGAACTCCTGGCCCGCGTCCGCACCCAGGTACGGCGCAAGCGCTTCACCGAGAAGCTGCGCGACAGCGTGCAGTCCTCGATGGAGATGGCCGTGATGGACCAGCTCACCGGTCTGCACAACCGCCGCTACATGGACACCCGCATGGCGGCGCTGTTCGACGAATCCGCCTTGCGGGCGCGCTCGCTGGCTCTGCTCGTGCTCGATATCGACCACTTCAAGAGCGTCAACGACAGCTATGGCCACGATGCCGGCGACGAGGTGCTGCGCGAGTTCGCTGATCGCGTCCGCGCCTGCACCCGCGGCATCGACCTCGTCGCCCGGATGGGCGGGGAAGAGATCGTCGTGGTGCTGCCCGACACCGCTCTCGACGCCGCCTATGCGGTGGCCGAGCGCATCCGCGAGCGCGTGGTCGGCGAGCCCTTCGGGATCAAGAGCGGGACGTCCTCCATTCCCGTTACGGTCTCGATCGGCGTTTCGAGCCGGCGCGCCGGCGATGCCTCGCCCGCCGAGATCATGAAGCGTGCCGACGACGCGCTCTACCTCGCCAAGGCGAACGGCCGGAACCGCGTCATCGCCGCCAACGCGGCCTGA
- a CDS encoding response regulator: MMKTVLIVEDNELNMKLFNDLLEAHGYATLKTADGIEAIELARTHRPDLILMDIQLPEVSGLEVTKWIKEDDDLKAIPVIAVTAFAMKGDEERIREGGCEAYLSKPISVAKFLEIVRAYAGAA; encoded by the coding sequence ATCATGAAGACGGTTCTGATCGTCGAGGACAACGAGCTCAACATGAAGCTCTTCAATGACCTCCTCGAGGCGCATGGCTATGCCACGCTGAAGACGGCCGACGGCATCGAGGCGATCGAGCTCGCGCGCACGCACCGTCCCGACCTGATCCTGATGGACATCCAGCTACCCGAGGTCTCGGGGCTCGAGGTGACCAAGTGGATCAAGGAGGACGACGACCTGAAGGCGATCCCCGTGATCGCGGTCACCGCCTTCGCGATGAAGGGCGACGAGGAGCGGATCCGGGAGGGCGGCTGCGAGGCCTATCTCTCCAAGCCGATCTCGGTCGCCAAGTTTCTGGAGATCGTCCGCGCCTATGCCGGCGCGGCCTGA
- a CDS encoding DUF3572 domain-containing protein, with protein sequence MARPPSHDDAEMLALRALGFLAAEPERLEPFLATTGLGPATLRAAAGDPGFLAAVLDHVGGSDSLLLEFAANAGVNPETVALARERLGGPPAGEHG encoded by the coding sequence ATGGCGAGACCCCCGAGCCACGACGACGCCGAGATGCTGGCCCTGCGCGCGCTGGGGTTTCTCGCCGCCGAGCCCGAACGGCTCGAGCCCTTCCTCGCCACGACGGGGCTCGGACCGGCGACATTGCGGGCCGCGGCCGGTGACCCGGGCTTCCTCGCCGCGGTGCTCGACCATGTCGGCGGCAGCGATTCGCTGCTGCTCGAATTCGCCGCCAATGCGGGCGTGAACCCGGAGACAGTGGCGCTGGCGCGGGAGCGGCTGGGCGGGCCACCCGCCGGCGAGCACGGTTGA
- a CDS encoding cell envelope integrity EipB family protein, giving the protein MTTNAAGLTGCLAVVTLWTGAAMAQPQPVERIVLAPHRAVYDLVLDAGKAAKNVDSARGRIAFDFTGDACEGYALSFRQVTQLQSGESGPRLIDARTTSFEAGDGASYRFKTESSASGAPKETVDGTATRSGAGYEVKLTAPKPETHVEPVAALFPNAQMKAVIQAAREGRNTLNVRLYDGANGGKDVYETLSVIGRRLEGKPAEEPLQRSEFEKLARWPVTMSYFKVGSGETTPSYTISFELYENGVTGAVRLDYGNFALRGTLTRLDLLPQADCAK; this is encoded by the coding sequence ATGACGACGAACGCAGCAGGCCTCACCGGATGTCTCGCGGTGGTGACGCTCTGGACCGGCGCGGCGATGGCCCAGCCCCAGCCTGTCGAACGCATCGTGCTGGCGCCGCACCGGGCCGTCTATGATCTGGTGCTCGATGCCGGGAAGGCGGCCAAGAACGTCGACTCGGCCCGCGGCCGGATCGCCTTCGATTTCACCGGCGATGCCTGCGAGGGCTATGCGCTCTCCTTCCGACAGGTGACGCAGTTGCAGAGCGGTGAGAGCGGCCCGCGCCTGATCGATGCGCGCACCACCAGCTTCGAGGCCGGCGACGGGGCGAGCTACCGCTTCAAGACCGAGAGCTCCGCCAGCGGCGCGCCGAAGGAGACCGTCGACGGCACGGCCACTCGCTCGGGGGCGGGCTATGAGGTCAAGCTCACCGCGCCCAAGCCCGAGACCCATGTCGAGCCGGTGGCGGCGCTGTTTCCCAATGCGCAGATGAAGGCCGTCATCCAGGCGGCGCGCGAGGGCCGCAACACGCTCAACGTCCGGCTCTATGACGGCGCCAATGGCGGCAAGGACGTCTACGAGACGCTCTCCGTCATCGGCCGCAGGCTGGAGGGCAAACCTGCCGAAGAACCGCTCCAGCGGTCGGAATTCGAGAAGCTGGCGCGCTGGCCGGTGACGATGTCCTACTTCAAGGTTGGCTCGGGCGAGACGACGCCGAGCTACACGATCTCCTTCGAACTCTATGAGAACGGAGTCACCGGCGCGGTCCGGCTCGACTACGGCAACTTCGCCTTGCGCGGCACGCTCACGCGTCTGGATCTTCTGCCTCAAGCGGATTGCGCGAAATAG
- a CDS encoding RidA family protein → MNAVDTKLAELGITLPTPAAPIANYVPYVITGNLLVISGQICFGLDGKLSDAHKGKLGAEIFNEAGLEAARLCAINVLAQAKAALDGDLSRITRCVRLGGFINTAPHFAALPAIMNGASDLMVEVLGDKGRHARSTIGVAQLPADAAVEVEAMFEIA, encoded by the coding sequence ATGAACGCCGTCGATACCAAGCTCGCCGAACTCGGCATCACCCTGCCCACGCCGGCCGCGCCGATCGCGAACTACGTGCCCTATGTCATCACCGGCAATCTCCTGGTGATCTCGGGGCAGATCTGCTTCGGCCTCGACGGCAAGCTCTCCGATGCCCACAAGGGCAAGCTCGGCGCCGAGATCTTCAATGAAGCTGGGCTCGAGGCCGCGCGGCTTTGCGCCATCAACGTGCTGGCCCAGGCCAAGGCGGCGCTCGACGGCGATCTGAGCCGGATCACGCGCTGCGTTCGCCTCGGCGGGTTCATCAACACTGCCCCGCATTTCGCCGCCCTGCCCGCGATCATGAATGGCGCGTCGGACCTGATGGTCGAGGTGCTCGGCGACAAGGGGCGCCATGCCCGCTCGACGATCGGCGTGGCGCAGCTGCCCGCCGATGCGGCGGTCGAGGTCGAGGCGATGTTCGAGATCGCCTGA
- a CDS encoding glycerophosphodiester phosphodiesterase family protein encodes MRGPLLNNGARPDLGWLVARPIAHRGLHDAVAGVIENSGPAAEAAIAHGFGIECDIQLSADGEAMVFHDFVLDRLTERQGAVSAQTAEALAAIPLRGSQALIPTLSGFLDLIGGRVPLVIEIKSRFDGDLRLTQRAAEIVAGRAGQPIVFKSFDPEIVAALREIAPGVPRGIVAMNDYSYPDYAHLDAGQRRAMANLLHFEQSRPDFLSWKVADLDSAAPYLCRNVVGMPLMSWTVRTPEDREKAGRLADQMVFEGFTP; translated from the coding sequence ATGCGCGGCCCTCTCCTGAATAACGGCGCACGGCCCGATCTCGGCTGGCTGGTCGCCCGCCCGATCGCCCATCGCGGACTGCATGATGCCGTCGCCGGCGTGATCGAGAACAGCGGTCCGGCGGCCGAGGCAGCCATCGCCCACGGCTTCGGCATCGAATGCGACATCCAGCTCAGCGCCGATGGCGAGGCGATGGTGTTCCATGACTTCGTGCTGGACCGGTTGACCGAGCGCCAAGGCGCCGTCTCGGCGCAGACGGCGGAGGCGCTCGCCGCGATTCCGCTGCGCGGCAGCCAGGCGCTGATCCCGACACTGTCGGGCTTCCTCGACCTGATCGGCGGGCGCGTGCCGCTGGTGATCGAGATCAAGAGTCGTTTCGACGGCGATCTCCGGCTGACGCAGCGCGCCGCCGAGATCGTCGCCGGCCGCGCCGGCCAGCCGATCGTGTTCAAGTCCTTCGATCCCGAGATCGTCGCGGCGCTGCGCGAGATCGCGCCGGGCGTGCCGCGCGGGATCGTCGCAATGAACGACTATTCCTATCCCGACTACGCCCATCTCGATGCCGGCCAGCGCCGCGCCATGGCCAATCTGCTGCATTTCGAGCAGAGCCGGCCGGACTTCCTCTCCTGGAAGGTGGCCGATCTCGACAGCGCGGCCCCCTATCTCTGCCGCAATGTCGTCGGCATGCCGCTGATGAGCTGGACGGTGCGCACGCCGGAGGATCGGGAAAAGGCCGGGCGCCTCGCCGACCAGATGGTGTTCGAAGGCTTCACGCCTTGA
- a CDS encoding GNAT family N-acetyltransferase yields the protein MSESGAGDLRVRVATSLKAVPAAAWDACAHPQAQDAMPAGLDRENPFVSHAFLRALEESGCVGGRSGWSPAYLLVEDGEDRLLAAAPSFLKSHSQGEYVFDHSWADAYQRAGGRYYPKIQVAAPFTPATGPRLLVAPGPRAAEARAGLIAGLEALCDQTEASSIHVTFAQEPDVAALSEAGYLERHDLQFHWFNEGFATYDDFLATLASRKRKALKRERREALAAGITIEVLSGSDLTEAVWDDFHAFYEDTGSRKWGRPYLNRAFFSCVGAAMGERIVLVMAKREGRYIAGAINFRGADTLYGRNWGCIEDHPFLHFEVCYHQAIDYAIAQGLARVEAGAQGEHKLARGYRPVVTRSLHHLADPGLKRAVAHYLTRERAQIAEGQAALADESPFRKSGDGDV from the coding sequence TTGAGCGAAAGCGGGGCCGGCGACCTCAGGGTGCGCGTCGCGACCTCGCTGAAGGCGGTTCCGGCCGCGGCCTGGGATGCCTGCGCCCATCCACAGGCGCAGGACGCGATGCCGGCCGGGCTCGACCGGGAAAATCCGTTCGTGTCCCATGCCTTCCTGCGCGCGCTCGAGGAGAGCGGCTGCGTCGGTGGGCGCTCGGGCTGGTCCCCGGCCTATCTGCTGGTCGAGGATGGCGAGGACCGGCTGCTGGCCGCCGCGCCGAGCTTCCTCAAGAGCCACAGCCAGGGCGAATATGTCTTCGACCACAGTTGGGCCGACGCTTATCAGCGCGCAGGCGGGCGCTACTACCCCAAGATCCAGGTCGCGGCACCCTTCACCCCCGCCACCGGTCCGCGCCTGCTGGTCGCGCCGGGCCCACGGGCGGCAGAGGCCCGTGCCGGCCTGATCGCCGGGCTGGAGGCGCTGTGCGACCAGACGGAAGCATCCTCCATCCATGTCACCTTCGCGCAGGAACCCGATGTCGCGGCGCTGAGCGAGGCGGGCTATCTGGAGCGGCACGACCTCCAGTTCCACTGGTTCAATGAGGGTTTCGCGACTTATGACGACTTCCTCGCGACCTTGGCCTCGCGCAAGCGCAAGGCGCTGAAGCGGGAGCGTCGCGAGGCGCTGGCCGCCGGGATCACCATCGAGGTGCTCAGCGGCAGCGACCTGACCGAGGCGGTCTGGGACGATTTCCATGCCTTCTACGAGGACACCGGCTCGCGCAAATGGGGCCGCCCCTATCTGAACCGGGCCTTTTTCTCCTGCGTCGGCGCGGCGATGGGCGAGCGCATCGTGCTGGTGATGGCGAAGCGCGAAGGGCGCTACATCGCGGGCGCGATCAATTTCCGCGGCGCCGACACGCTCTACGGCCGCAACTGGGGCTGCATCGAGGACCACCCCTTCCTGCATTTCGAGGTCTGCTACCATCAGGCGATCGACTATGCGATTGCGCAGGGGCTCGCCCGCGTCGAGGCCGGCGCGCAGGGCGAGCACAAGCTCGCGCGCGGCTACCGCCCCGTGGTGACGCGCTCTTTGCACCATCTGGCCGATCCCGGCTTGAAGCGCGCAGTGGCCCATTACCTGACGCGTGAGCGGGCGCAGATCGCCGAGGGCCAGGCGGCGCTGGCAGACGAGAGCCCCTTCCGCAAATCCGGAGACGGCGATGTCTGA
- a CDS encoding HIT domain-containing protein, whose protein sequence is MSAYDTDNVFARILRGELPSHTVYEDEATVAIMDIMPRADGHVLVLPKVACRNVLDAPPEALQAVALTTQRLARAVKAAFAADGVTIQQFNEAAGGQVVFHLHVHVIPRHDGVAMRPHTGAMADADVLKANAEKIRSALTAF, encoded by the coding sequence ATGAGCGCCTACGACACCGACAACGTTTTTGCCCGGATCCTGCGCGGCGAACTGCCTTCCCATACTGTCTATGAGGACGAGGCGACGGTCGCGATCATGGACATCATGCCGCGCGCCGACGGCCATGTGCTGGTGCTGCCCAAGGTCGCCTGCCGCAATGTGCTGGACGCGCCGCCCGAGGCGCTGCAGGCCGTGGCTTTGACGACGCAGCGGCTGGCGCGCGCGGTGAAAGCCGCCTTCGCGGCCGATGGCGTGACGATCCAGCAGTTCAACGAGGCGGCCGGCGGTCAGGTCGTCTTCCACCTTCATGTCCATGTCATCCCCCGTCATGACGGCGTGGCAATGCGCCCGCATACCGGCGCCATGGCCGATGCCGATGTGCTCAAGGCGAATGCCGAAAAGATCCGGTCGGCGCTGACGGCGTTCTGA
- a CDS encoding AzlD domain-containing protein, translating into MTATITQPIPWLDGPLWPYLALVLFAVLPTEIWRWLAVAFSRRIDADSPALEWVRAVATALLAGIVAKLIVAPPGALAAVPLALRVAALTVTLAIMLFDRRRVLLAVLAGEATLIGGAYWLLAP; encoded by the coding sequence ATGACAGCGACGATCACGCAGCCCATTCCGTGGCTCGACGGCCCGCTCTGGCCCTATCTCGCGCTGGTGCTGTTTGCCGTGCTGCCGACCGAGATCTGGCGCTGGCTCGCGGTGGCCTTCTCGCGACGGATCGACGCCGACTCGCCGGCACTGGAATGGGTGCGGGCGGTGGCGACGGCCCTGCTCGCCGGCATCGTCGCCAAGCTGATCGTGGCGCCGCCCGGCGCGCTGGCCGCTGTGCCGCTCGCCCTTCGGGTTGCGGCGCTGACGGTCACGCTCGCGATCATGCTGTTCGACCGCCGGCGTGTGCTGCTGGCGGTGCTGGCCGGGGAGGCGACGCTGATCGGCGGCGCCTATTGGCTGTTGGCCCCCTGA
- a CDS encoding AzlC family ABC transporter permease yields the protein MTVSAEWSWWRVALAGMRDALSLPAWVVGFGLIGVGSLARDVGYPVEVAVLSTMLVWAGPSQVIFFASIAAGAAWSAIAIAVGFASLRFLPMTVAILPLLRRPGQGVGMQLLLAHYVAVTAWTEGLRRLPHVPPPQRVAYFLGFANTCMATSSVGTFLGYYLIGALPIPFAAGLLCLTPIFFLASLTAGLRHRGDGAAIVLGLALAPICDRFIGGGFDLIVAGLIAGSIAFALRPKKAAP from the coding sequence ATGACCGTATCCGCCGAGTGGAGCTGGTGGCGCGTCGCGCTGGCCGGCATGCGCGATGCGCTGTCGCTCCCGGCCTGGGTCGTCGGCTTCGGGCTGATCGGCGTCGGCTCGCTGGCGCGAGATGTCGGCTACCCCGTCGAGGTCGCTGTTCTCTCGACCATGCTGGTCTGGGCCGGCCCCTCGCAGGTCATCTTCTTCGCCTCGATCGCGGCCGGCGCGGCGTGGAGCGCGATCGCGATCGCGGTCGGCTTCGCCTCGCTGCGCTTCCTGCCGATGACGGTCGCCATCCTGCCGCTGCTGCGCCGGCCCGGGCAGGGGGTGGGCATGCAGCTCCTGCTCGCGCATTACGTGGCGGTGACCGCCTGGACGGAAGGGCTGCGCCGGCTGCCGCATGTGCCGCCGCCCCAGCGCGTCGCCTATTTCCTCGGCTTCGCCAACACCTGCATGGCGACGAGCTCGGTCGGCACCTTCCTCGGCTATTATCTGATCGGCGCCCTGCCGATTCCCTTCGCTGCGGGGTTGCTCTGCCTGACGCCGATCTTCTTCCTCGCCTCGCTCACGGCGGGCCTGCGCCATCGGGGTGATGGTGCGGCCATCGTACTCGGCCTCGCGCTCGCGCCGATCTGCGACCGCTTCATCGGCGGTGGCTTCGACCTGATCGTCGCAGGGCTGATCGCGGGCTCGATCGCCTTCGCGCTGCGGCCGAAGAAGGCCGCGCCATGA